One segment of Sulfobacillus thermosulfidooxidans DSM 9293 DNA contains the following:
- a CDS encoding Dam family site-specific DNA-(adenine-N6)-methyltransferase has protein sequence MKPFLKWAGGKYRLLNRIRERLPRGTRLIEPFVGSAAVWLNTDYPRALLADNNRDLIQLYQTLQKYGAAFIEYCRSYFVPENNVAERYYALRQRFNSTEDPWEKSALFLYLNRHGYNGLCRYNGTGAFNVPFGRYRQPYFPEEEMYYFAEKAKTAEFVWEDFRAVMSSAKAGDVIYCDPPYVPLSSTANFTGYSAGGFDWRDQKDLAMWAENLAKQGIPVLISNHATDFTENIYVHRGALLDYFDVQRFISCDGNHRQVAHELLALFAESKE, from the coding sequence ATGAAGCCCTTTTTGAAATGGGCTGGAGGAAAATATCGTTTACTGAACCGCATACGCGAAAGACTTCCACGGGGAACAAGACTTATTGAACCTTTTGTGGGTTCGGCTGCGGTTTGGCTTAATACCGATTATCCGCGTGCACTGCTCGCTGATAATAACCGGGACTTGATTCAACTTTATCAGACCCTACAAAAATATGGGGCAGCATTCATAGAGTATTGTCGAAGCTATTTTGTTCCCGAAAATAATGTGGCCGAACGCTATTACGCGTTACGGCAACGCTTTAATAGCACAGAAGATCCATGGGAAAAATCTGCTTTATTTTTGTACTTGAACCGTCACGGGTACAACGGTTTGTGCCGTTATAACGGGACAGGCGCTTTCAATGTGCCCTTTGGCCGTTATCGTCAGCCTTATTTTCCAGAAGAAGAAATGTATTATTTTGCGGAAAAAGCCAAGACGGCGGAATTTGTTTGGGAGGATTTTCGTGCGGTCATGTCTTCAGCGAAAGCCGGTGATGTGATTTATTGCGATCCTCCGTATGTCCCCTTATCGTCCACGGCCAATTTCACAGGCTATTCGGCGGGAGGTTTTGATTGGCGAGATCAGAAAGATTTGGCCATGTGGGCGGAGAATCTGGCCAAACAAGGAATCCCGGTTCTGATTTCTAATCATGCCACAGATTTTACGGAGAACATCTACGTCCACCGGGGGGCGTTGCTCGACTATTTTGATGTCCAGCGCTTTATCAGTTGTGATGGCAATCATCGGCAAGTGGCTCATGAACTCTTGGCGCTATTTGCTGAGAGTAAAGAATAA
- a CDS encoding EAL domain-containing protein encodes MSSNFWENAEISLNDQNLADGLTLIGWTTEDTEHIAAVPWASVAARVVPMFVQTIAAHPVFDRLVITHGSYQELNQLATRYLKSLSRPPTTRLAIQIAQRIGTLHVQMGLSSLAFLAAYWSLFHDVIQSVSTLSPDPVRWQLAESAAKRMAWDLLVMSSTQSGYYAVHDPLTHLPNRWATEQQVQVLMRQCPSVMVLFADLNGFKMVNDTYGHDAGDHVLQEVARRWRAVLRSSDCLGRWGGDEFLLALPGGTTAPTASHIIDKLLQALTVPIQITGHPPVTVSAAFGVASFPADGLSVGAVIQRADQQLYEAKRTRQRWVAYPAKTMTGAAQWAFRIHKALGTSDIVVHYQPIIDLNSGQVREWEALVRYRDSAGHLHYPGEFLPALQNHHVLQMLDGTVLEQVFRDLTMWTIQGYQATVSVNVTSTDLLHPEFLQRLQDLHARYPQVLPQNIGFEVLESAVLVYPEQIASILGTLREQGYHIALDDFGTGYSSLSHLQKIPIDVLKIDRSFVQDWHSTSGRGLIQAIVGMSQPFGFRTIAEGVETLAQHQTLRSLGCQWAQGWLYSAARDAHHVIHWQWLGDGVMSSSNDYVDDKNPQENR; translated from the coding sequence ATGTCTAGTAATTTTTGGGAAAATGCCGAGATTTCTCTTAATGATCAAAATCTTGCGGACGGATTAACGCTCATTGGGTGGACGACAGAGGATACAGAACATATTGCGGCGGTTCCTTGGGCTTCTGTTGCGGCGCGTGTGGTCCCAATGTTTGTTCAAACGATTGCCGCGCATCCGGTATTTGACCGCTTAGTGATCACGCATGGATCCTATCAAGAATTAAACCAGTTGGCGACTCGCTATTTAAAAAGTTTATCCAGACCCCCTACAACCCGGTTGGCCATTCAGATTGCGCAAAGGATTGGCACGCTGCATGTCCAAATGGGGTTAAGCTCGTTGGCCTTTTTGGCCGCTTATTGGTCGTTATTCCATGACGTTATCCAATCCGTGTCTACTTTGAGTCCCGATCCGGTACGCTGGCAACTGGCAGAAAGTGCAGCTAAGCGTATGGCTTGGGATCTTCTGGTTATGAGTAGTACACAATCTGGATATTATGCCGTCCATGACCCATTAACTCACTTGCCCAATCGCTGGGCTACAGAGCAACAAGTGCAAGTTTTGATGCGGCAATGCCCAAGTGTGATGGTCCTGTTTGCAGATCTTAATGGGTTTAAAATGGTCAATGACACTTACGGTCATGACGCAGGAGACCATGTTTTACAAGAAGTGGCACGGCGCTGGCGCGCGGTCTTGCGCTCTAGCGATTGTTTGGGACGTTGGGGCGGTGATGAATTCTTACTCGCATTGCCGGGAGGAACCACCGCTCCGACGGCATCGCACATTATCGACAAATTATTACAGGCCTTGACCGTACCGATTCAGATTACTGGCCATCCCCCCGTGACGGTGTCGGCAGCGTTCGGCGTGGCCTCATTTCCCGCGGATGGGCTTAGTGTAGGGGCTGTAATCCAACGAGCTGACCAACAACTCTATGAAGCCAAGCGAACCCGGCAACGCTGGGTGGCCTATCCAGCCAAGACGATGACGGGGGCAGCGCAGTGGGCCTTTCGCATTCACAAGGCACTGGGAACATCGGACATTGTGGTGCATTACCAGCCGATTATCGATTTAAATAGTGGACAGGTGCGGGAATGGGAAGCCTTAGTCCGTTACCGAGACTCTGCCGGCCATTTGCATTATCCCGGTGAATTTCTCCCTGCTCTTCAAAATCACCATGTCTTGCAAATGTTAGATGGAACGGTTTTAGAACAGGTTTTTCGCGACTTGACCATGTGGACCATCCAAGGATACCAAGCAACGGTTTCCGTGAATGTGACCAGTACCGATTTATTGCATCCAGAGTTTTTGCAGAGGCTTCAGGATTTGCATGCCCGCTATCCCCAGGTTTTGCCGCAGAATATTGGCTTTGAGGTGCTGGAATCGGCGGTCTTGGTCTATCCTGAACAGATTGCTAGCATTTTAGGGACCTTACGTGAACAGGGATATCACATTGCTCTGGATGATTTTGGTACCGGGTACAGTTCTCTCAGTCATTTGCAAAAGATTCCGATCGATGTCTTAAAAATTGACCGCAGTTTTGTTCAGGATTGGCACTCGACCTCAGGGCGCGGACTCATTCAAGCTATCGTGGGAATGAGTCAGCCCTTTGGATTTCGCACCATTGCTGAAGGAGTGGAAACCTTGGCGCAACACCAGACGCTAAGGTCCCTAGGATGTCAATGGGCTCAAGGATGGCTATACAGCGCTGCCCGTGATGCGCATCATGTTATACACTGGCAGTGGTTAGGAGATGGAGTCATGTCGTCTTCAAACGATTATGTGGACGACAAAAATCCGCAAGAAAATCGATGA
- a CDS encoding lactate utilization protein B, producing MAGQLPSDHRPWALRRTLALHDHTMRNTIGFVTRRFTVAKREAYRQHPELETARLVAVQEKRQAIRDLPELLATLRARIEEHGGQTYLAANAADAVHRVLNIAHHEQVRLVIKSKSMVTEEIELNRALEQAGMVVRETDLGEYIIQLAHEKPSHILAPAAHRNRQQIDELFAHDAAQQGVMPPRSDDIADLTAYARERLRQEFLAADMGVTGGNFLVAETGTLVLITNEGNADMVTTLPRILVSIVGVEKVIRDWASLIHLVQQPAMSGIGRHLSSYTTLIQGPKQAGSADGPMQWHVILVDNGRMALRNTAFEDVLSCIRCGACLNVCPVFREVGGHAYGSVYPGPIGIVETPLLTDFAMLPELPSSLCTLCHACQEACPMEINLPQHIVDLRRIKVQRKMTPGLWDWTMKTWARFWSTPGGYRRSVRIARLATRLSGQHQSLHAAPGVFAGWFETRDMPAVADQTFHEWWPKRHQPTSTDQ from the coding sequence ATGGCGGGACAACTCCCTTCTGATCATCGCCCCTGGGCGCTTAGGCGCACGCTCGCTCTGCACGATCACACGATGCGCAACACGATCGGTTTTGTGACACGGCGCTTTACCGTCGCCAAACGGGAAGCGTACCGCCAACATCCCGAGCTGGAAACTGCTCGCCTTGTGGCGGTTCAAGAAAAGCGCCAAGCCATTCGCGACCTCCCGGAACTCCTCGCAACACTGCGAGCGCGTATTGAAGAGCATGGCGGACAAACCTATCTTGCGGCGAATGCTGCCGACGCCGTTCATCGTGTTCTGAACATTGCCCACCATGAGCAGGTCCGTTTGGTGATCAAGAGTAAATCGATGGTGACCGAAGAAATTGAATTAAACCGCGCCTTGGAGCAAGCAGGCATGGTGGTCCGGGAAACCGATCTCGGGGAATACATCATCCAATTAGCCCACGAGAAACCCTCTCATATCCTCGCACCGGCCGCGCATCGGAACCGTCAGCAAATCGATGAATTATTCGCACACGATGCGGCCCAGCAAGGGGTGATGCCCCCCCGAAGCGATGACATTGCCGATTTGACAGCCTATGCCCGCGAGCGATTACGTCAGGAGTTTCTGGCTGCCGATATGGGTGTTACGGGAGGGAATTTCCTCGTGGCAGAAACCGGGACGCTCGTCCTCATTACCAATGAAGGGAATGCCGATATGGTGACCACCCTGCCGCGGATTCTCGTGTCGATTGTGGGGGTCGAGAAAGTGATCCGCGACTGGGCCTCTTTAATTCACCTGGTTCAACAACCGGCGATGAGTGGGATTGGCCGTCATCTTTCGTCGTATACGACCCTCATTCAGGGGCCCAAACAGGCGGGATCGGCCGATGGCCCGATGCAGTGGCACGTGATATTGGTCGACAACGGGCGCATGGCTTTGCGGAATACGGCCTTTGAGGATGTGTTGAGCTGTATCCGGTGTGGCGCGTGTTTAAATGTCTGCCCCGTCTTTCGCGAAGTGGGGGGCCATGCCTACGGCAGTGTTTATCCGGGTCCCATTGGCATCGTCGAAACCCCGTTGTTAACAGATTTCGCGATGTTGCCGGAGTTGCCTTCTTCGTTGTGCACGCTCTGCCATGCGTGCCAAGAAGCGTGCCCCATGGAGATTAACTTACCCCAACATATTGTTGATTTGCGCCGTATCAAGGTCCAACGTAAAATGACGCCGGGCCTGTGGGATTGGACGATGAAAACCTGGGCCCGTTTTTGGTCGACTCCCGGCGGATATCGGCGTTCGGTTCGTATTGCCCGCCTGGCCACCCGCTTATCCGGCCAACACCAATCGCTGCATGCGGCACCGGGAGTCTTTGCGGGATGGTTTGAAACCCGCGATATGCCCGCCGTGGCCGATCAAACCTTTCATGAATGGTGGCCAAAGCGGCATCAACCCACATCAACCGATCAATGA
- a CDS encoding LutC/YkgG family protein: MRVIQQFDQQWQKNGAKIYHVAHATELPEALTRISQRHAGNEGTHTVVAAGLSGAWEHLIRRVFPPEQLYVWKGGGNAEEFRQRCAQAGIGITGCAWAAADAGSVTLYGHGDQSLLPSLLPPVHVVILSTSQIFPTFAEGLAHLQSPGPHNALRPSLPPLIKMIAGPSMTGDIEGQLITGVHGPKDLYAIVMEEILV, encoded by the coding sequence ATGCGTGTGATACAACAATTTGATCAACAATGGCAGAAGAACGGGGCAAAAATTTATCATGTGGCTCATGCGACGGAATTGCCAGAGGCGTTGACACGGATTTCCCAGCGTCATGCGGGGAATGAGGGGACCCACACCGTCGTGGCCGCGGGACTGTCCGGCGCCTGGGAACATCTGATCCGCCGCGTCTTTCCCCCGGAGCAACTCTATGTATGGAAAGGAGGAGGGAATGCCGAAGAATTTCGCCAGCGCTGTGCCCAAGCGGGTATTGGTATCACAGGGTGTGCGTGGGCGGCAGCCGATGCGGGGAGTGTGACCCTTTATGGTCATGGCGACCAGAGCCTGCTGCCGAGTCTCTTGCCGCCGGTTCATGTCGTCATCTTATCGACCTCGCAGATATTCCCGACCTTTGCGGAGGGTTTGGCCCATTTACAGTCGCCAGGACCTCACAATGCACTACGACCCTCTTTGCCGCCGCTCATCAAGATGATTGCGGGACCCAGCATGACGGGGGATATCGAAGGGCAACTCATTACGGGCGTTCATGGGCCCAAAGACCTTTATGCCATCGTGATGGAGGAAATTTTGGTATGA
- a CDS encoding helix-turn-helix transcriptional regulator, which produces MPFVGRDNEKARLRALVSEVEEGKGCALFLGGEAGIGKTRLVNEVLGSLPQQWRILTGYCGIADIHRPFGPWEEILRLLHADRPSDSLPSSLQGIDQLVTDLMNEMADPKWPSVILIEDLQWADSSSLDVLRFLVPRIRRLSVFLCCTYRSDELTHHHPLWGLLPEWRRQGAERMILPRLSPQDIHQLVKEAYPPVDDPLTISSHIFRRTRGVSLFAQELLQWYQEGHGMILDALPDTVLEAIEYRLLRLSEKTLSLMEVAAIIGERFAYDIWEHSVDVFADDLQQALTEAITYRIIRRDESPKIAQTWYQFDHGLVRDVILAKISPSERKRYHRQVAQALMDSDSPDYDALAYHLAESGDILAIQALCEAGNHALALGAVTQAQNHFQRALEMAGTTHILRAEICLKLAFCLDPHDERREQYLVEAMQLADVYRQDAVKAWALYFLALSAQQHSDPQLFHLIGQVELLQQALMGDGEYARLEKALFRSTVPWPRITIPYAASMAIQGNMEQAYERISQIRPLAVQYHGYDLDYADFVLGFLSGHYQAVLRSASRAATKAHQMRQYRDATWFKTEELLFTVVLEPYEIEQADRLAEELHIWEEEAREQAGSTFVTGYSGLGPYQYFRGMWPEARTNLVECALTEKEQAPDPILLLAVDLLLEEEELALARAIASMIRPRDSEEIPPFGSIQALAHGIKAMVWLRLGNMTEAEKWLQAGLRQPTAQLPLMKGYLLFVQAYFAMLNHQDQEAFNYAHEAIEYVHQVPVLWYEIALLRLMARIVMRDQHVEEAYRYWDTALTMARRAHFRGIEGMIHYERAIFGPHSSTQIKDLHMSCRIFQDIGAVRLLNRARQVYERHDGRTNAVGLTARETEILERVVQGLTDREIAQDLVISPKTVDRHLRNIFRKLGVSSRTALATRALQEGWL; this is translated from the coding sequence ATGCCTTTTGTCGGTCGGGACAATGAAAAAGCGCGGCTAAGGGCTCTGGTTTCTGAAGTCGAAGAGGGGAAGGGCTGTGCCTTATTTCTCGGAGGAGAAGCCGGCATCGGCAAAACTCGGCTGGTCAATGAAGTGCTCGGCTCCCTTCCCCAACAGTGGCGTATCTTGACGGGATATTGTGGAATAGCGGATATCCATCGCCCTTTTGGGCCGTGGGAAGAGATTTTGAGACTGTTACATGCGGATAGGCCGTCAGATTCCCTGCCTTCGTCCTTACAAGGCATTGATCAGTTAGTTACAGACTTGATGAACGAGATGGCCGACCCCAAGTGGCCTAGTGTGATTCTTATTGAAGACTTGCAGTGGGCGGACTCCTCATCGCTCGATGTGCTGCGATTTCTCGTTCCTCGCATCAGACGATTGTCCGTATTTTTGTGCTGTACTTACCGTTCTGATGAATTGACCCATCATCATCCGTTGTGGGGGCTTTTGCCCGAATGGCGCCGGCAGGGCGCGGAACGGATGATTTTGCCTCGTTTGTCTCCTCAAGACATTCACCAGCTTGTGAAGGAAGCCTATCCTCCTGTGGATGATCCTCTAACCATTTCGTCTCATATATTCCGCCGCACGCGTGGCGTCAGCTTGTTTGCGCAAGAACTTTTGCAGTGGTACCAAGAAGGTCATGGTATGATACTGGATGCCTTGCCTGATACCGTTTTGGAAGCCATTGAATACCGGCTATTACGCTTGTCTGAAAAAACCTTATCCCTCATGGAAGTGGCGGCCATAATCGGGGAACGGTTTGCTTATGACATCTGGGAGCATAGCGTGGATGTTTTTGCCGATGATTTGCAGCAAGCGCTTACAGAAGCCATAACATACCGGATTATACGCCGTGACGAGTCCCCTAAAATCGCTCAAACCTGGTATCAGTTTGATCACGGACTGGTCCGTGATGTGATTTTGGCCAAAATTTCGCCATCGGAGCGAAAACGCTATCACCGGCAAGTGGCACAAGCATTGATGGATAGTGATTCTCCCGATTATGATGCCCTAGCTTATCATTTAGCGGAATCGGGAGATATTCTGGCTATCCAGGCGTTATGTGAGGCCGGGAATCATGCTTTGGCATTGGGGGCGGTTACGCAGGCTCAAAACCATTTTCAGCGTGCGCTCGAGATGGCAGGGACTACACATATTTTACGCGCCGAGATCTGTTTAAAACTGGCTTTTTGCCTGGATCCTCATGATGAACGCCGTGAACAATATCTGGTTGAGGCCATGCAATTGGCGGATGTCTATCGTCAAGATGCGGTTAAGGCATGGGCTCTGTATTTTTTGGCGTTAAGTGCTCAGCAACACAGTGATCCCCAGTTGTTTCACCTCATTGGTCAGGTTGAGTTGCTTCAGCAGGCACTTATGGGGGATGGGGAATACGCGCGGTTAGAAAAGGCATTGTTTCGATCGACGGTGCCTTGGCCACGTATTACCATTCCATATGCCGCCAGTATGGCCATTCAGGGAAACATGGAACAGGCATATGAACGAATTTCTCAAATTCGTCCCTTGGCTGTGCAATATCATGGATACGATTTGGATTATGCGGATTTTGTGCTGGGTTTTTTATCAGGTCATTATCAGGCGGTATTACGATCGGCATCCCGCGCGGCCACCAAAGCCCACCAGATGCGGCAATATCGCGATGCGACCTGGTTCAAAACAGAAGAATTGTTATTTACAGTCGTTTTAGAACCGTATGAAATCGAACAGGCCGACCGTTTGGCCGAGGAACTTCACATATGGGAAGAGGAAGCCCGAGAGCAGGCAGGATCCACCTTTGTTACCGGCTATTCGGGCTTGGGTCCTTATCAATATTTTCGCGGGATGTGGCCCGAGGCCCGAACCAATTTGGTAGAATGTGCTCTGACCGAAAAAGAACAGGCTCCCGACCCTATTTTGCTTTTGGCGGTGGACTTGTTGCTCGAAGAAGAAGAATTGGCTCTGGCTCGTGCCATTGCGTCCATGATTCGGCCACGCGACAGTGAAGAGATTCCTCCTTTTGGCAGTATCCAAGCTTTAGCACATGGCATCAAAGCCATGGTGTGGCTTCGTCTTGGCAATATGACCGAGGCGGAAAAATGGTTGCAGGCGGGATTAAGACAACCGACGGCCCAATTGCCGTTGATGAAAGGCTATCTCTTGTTCGTCCAGGCCTATTTTGCCATGCTCAATCACCAAGACCAAGAGGCATTTAATTATGCGCACGAGGCCATAGAATATGTGCACCAGGTTCCAGTGTTATGGTATGAAATTGCTCTCTTACGGTTAATGGCACGGATCGTCATGCGTGATCAACACGTGGAAGAAGCCTATCGGTACTGGGATACAGCTTTAACCATGGCGCGCCGTGCACACTTTCGTGGAATAGAAGGAATGATTCATTATGAACGCGCTATCTTTGGCCCTCATTCCTCAACCCAGATTAAAGATCTTCATATGAGTTGTCGTATTTTTCAAGACATTGGAGCTGTAAGATTATTGAACCGCGCCCGCCAAGTTTATGAGCGACATGATGGGCGCACGAACGCCGTCGGACTGACCGCACGGGAAACGGAAATTCTTGAGCGTGTGGTTCAAGGTCTGACCGACCGCGAGATTGCCCAAGATCTGGTGATTTCTCCTAAGACCGTTGATCGTCATCTGCGCAACATTTTTCGTAAATTAGGAGTTTCTAGCCGGACAGCCTTGGCAACACGTGCGCTGCAAGAAGGATGGCTGTAA